In Neorhizobium sp. NCHU2750, a single genomic region encodes these proteins:
- a CDS encoding trimethylamine methyltransferase family protein: MSEITTPSPAETGATPAAAERRRGGRGAERVRHGLAGTKYRSLVNTIAKTEILSAEAVESIHDASLTVLEEIGMDVILPEARERMKAAGADVTPGSNRVRFDRGLIEEMIASAPSSFTMHARNPARNVTIGGKNLVFAQVASAPFVADREGGRRAGNRQDFRKLIKLAQHYDIIHTTGGYPVEPVDIHASVRHLDCLSDLVKLTDKVFHCYSLGRERNLDGLEIARIARGITAEQMEFEPSLFTVINSSSPLRLDGPMLQGIIEMSSRGQVVIMTPFTLAGAMAPVTIAGALVQQNAEALAGIAFTQMVRLGAPVMYGGFTSNVDMKTGAPAFGTPEYMKAVLAGGQLARRYGIPYRTSNTNAANTLDAQAAYESAMSLWALTQGGGNFILHAAGWTEGGLTASFEKFILDVDMLQMVAEFLTPLDVSADALALDAVRDVGPGGHYFGTPHTLARYETAFYAPILSDWRNFETWTEAGRPTTYDHANRIYKQALTDYQQPALDPAIEDELDAFVAKRKAEGGVATDF, translated from the coding sequence ATGAGCGAGATTACGACACCTTCTCCTGCCGAAACCGGGGCGACGCCCGCCGCCGCCGAAAGACGTCGCGGCGGCCGCGGGGCCGAGCGGGTGCGGCACGGCCTTGCCGGGACAAAATACCGCAGCCTCGTCAACACGATTGCAAAGACCGAGATCCTTTCGGCCGAAGCGGTCGAAAGCATCCATGATGCATCGCTGACCGTGCTCGAAGAGATTGGAATGGACGTGATCCTGCCCGAAGCACGCGAGCGGATGAAGGCAGCCGGCGCCGACGTGACGCCGGGCTCGAACCGGGTCCGCTTCGACCGCGGCCTGATCGAGGAGATGATCGCCTCGGCTCCCTCGAGCTTCACCATGCATGCCCGAAACCCCGCCCGCAATGTGACGATCGGCGGCAAAAACCTGGTATTCGCCCAGGTCGCCTCCGCCCCCTTCGTGGCCGACCGCGAGGGCGGCCGCCGCGCCGGCAACAGGCAAGATTTCCGCAAGCTCATCAAGCTCGCCCAGCATTACGACATCATCCACACGACCGGCGGCTATCCGGTCGAGCCGGTCGATATCCATGCCTCGGTGCGTCATCTCGACTGCCTCTCCGATCTGGTGAAACTGACCGACAAGGTGTTCCACTGCTATTCGCTCGGCAGGGAACGTAATCTCGACGGACTGGAGATTGCCCGCATCGCCCGCGGCATCACGGCGGAACAGATGGAGTTCGAACCGTCGCTTTTCACCGTCATCAATTCCTCCTCGCCGCTGCGCCTCGACGGGCCGATGCTGCAGGGCATCATCGAGATGTCGTCGCGCGGCCAAGTCGTCATCATGACACCCTTCACGCTTGCCGGCGCCATGGCCCCGGTGACGATTGCCGGCGCATTGGTGCAGCAGAATGCCGAGGCGCTGGCGGGCATCGCCTTTACCCAGATGGTCAGGCTTGGCGCGCCGGTCATGTATGGCGGCTTCACCTCCAATGTCGACATGAAGACGGGAGCGCCGGCCTTCGGCACGCCGGAATATATGAAGGCGGTATTGGCAGGCGGCCAGCTCGCCCGCCGCTATGGCATCCCCTACCGCACCTCAAACACCAATGCCGCCAACACGCTCGACGCCCAGGCGGCTTATGAAAGCGCCATGTCGCTCTGGGCACTGACCCAGGGTGGCGGCAATTTCATCCTTCATGCGGCCGGATGGACGGAAGGCGGCCTGACCGCCTCCTTCGAAAAATTCATCCTCGACGTCGACATGCTGCAGATGGTGGCCGAGTTCCTCACCCCGCTCGATGTCTCCGCCGATGCGCTGGCACTCGATGCCGTGCGCGATGTCGGCCCCGGCGGCCACTATTTCGGCACGCCCCATACGCTCGCCCGCTACGAGACGGCCTTCTATGCGCCGATCCTCTCCGACTGGCGCAATTTCGAGACCTGGACGGAAGCCGGCCGGCCGACCACCTACGACCATGCCAACCGGATCTACAAGCAGGCGCTCACCGATTACCAGCAGCCGGCGCTCGATCCGGCAATCGAAGACGAACTCGACGCCTTCGTGGCGAAGCGCAAGGCCGAGGGCGGCGTGGCGACGGACTTTTGA
- a CDS encoding DEAD/DEAH box helicase, with translation MTNFESLGVSKQIVATLTALGIETPTPIQAQAIPLLLEGRDLIGLAQTGTGKTAAFGLPLIERLLAENIRPDNRTTRSLILAPTRELVNQIAANLKNFVKGRPLKINLVVGGVSINKQQLQLEKGTDILVATPGRLLDLVARRAIGLTTVRFLVLDEADQMLDLGFVHDLRKIAKMVPKKRQTMLFSATMPKAIADLAADFLTDPTKVEVTPPGKAADKVEQYVHFVGGKGDKTELLRKSLLDNPDGRAIVFMRTKHTAEKLMKHLDNIGFSVASIHGNKSQGQRERALKGFRDGEIKTLIATDVAARGIDIPAVSHVYNYDLPEVPDAYVHRIGRTARAGRDGVAIAFCAPDETMLLRDIEKLMNIEIKTASGERPETMNRPVRGNGNNRGGNKARGGNAGGNGESRPRRERPARKPFFAAEGAEGAGGERGERPARNNRPQRDDRRNGEAHGQRRNEEAKRVEPDNDLAVTSDLRPNRSQQAPRDGENRNGGQNRGHQGQRQGKSNNGGNRDRAAHGAHEAGKQRQKHQHSAADGSQSKPHGQAPAQPKTEGQNNRHAPQGENRGPVRFGNNNRGEQRNEQRGGGFQGRKRRPA, from the coding sequence TTGACGAATTTTGAATCTCTTGGTGTCTCCAAGCAGATCGTCGCCACGCTCACCGCGCTTGGCATTGAAACGCCGACGCCGATCCAGGCCCAGGCTATCCCTCTTCTCCTTGAAGGCCGCGACCTGATCGGTCTCGCCCAGACCGGCACCGGCAAGACTGCCGCTTTCGGCCTTCCGCTGATCGAGCGCCTGCTCGCCGAAAACATCCGTCCCGACAACCGCACGACCCGTTCTCTCATCCTGGCGCCTACCCGCGAACTGGTGAACCAGATCGCCGCCAACCTGAAGAACTTCGTCAAGGGCCGCCCGCTCAAGATCAACCTCGTCGTCGGTGGCGTATCGATCAACAAGCAGCAGTTGCAGCTCGAAAAGGGCACCGACATCCTGGTGGCCACGCCGGGCCGCCTGCTCGATCTCGTCGCCCGCCGTGCCATCGGCCTGACCACGGTCCGCTTCCTCGTTCTCGACGAAGCCGACCAGATGCTCGACCTCGGCTTCGTGCATGACCTGCGCAAGATTGCGAAAATGGTGCCGAAGAAGCGCCAGACGATGCTGTTCTCGGCCACCATGCCGAAGGCAATCGCCGATCTCGCCGCAGACTTCCTCACCGACCCGACAAAGGTCGAGGTCACCCCTCCGGGCAAGGCTGCAGACAAGGTCGAGCAGTATGTCCACTTCGTCGGCGGCAAGGGCGACAAGACCGAGCTTCTGCGTAAGTCGCTGCTCGACAATCCGGATGGCCGCGCCATCGTCTTCATGCGCACCAAGCACACCGCCGAGAAGCTGATGAAGCATCTCGACAATATCGGCTTCTCGGTCGCATCGATCCACGGCAACAAGAGCCAGGGCCAGCGCGAGCGTGCCCTGAAGGGTTTCCGTGACGGCGAGATCAAGACGCTGATCGCCACCGATGTCGCAGCCCGCGGTATCGACATCCCGGCCGTCAGCCACGTCTACAATTACGACCTGCCGGAAGTGCCCGACGCCTACGTTCACCGTATCGGCCGCACCGCACGCGCCGGGCGTGATGGCGTCGCCATCGCTTTCTGCGCTCCGGATGAAACCATGCTTCTTCGTGACATCGAAAAGCTGATGAACATCGAGATCAAAACGGCCTCGGGTGAACGCCCCGAAACGATGAACCGCCCGGTTCGCGGCAACGGCAACAACCGTGGCGGCAACAAGGCCCGTGGCGGAAATGCCGGCGGTAACGGCGAAAGCCGTCCGCGCCGCGAGCGCCCTGCCCGCAAGCCGTTCTTTGCGGCCGAAGGCGCGGAAGGTGCCGGCGGAGAGCGTGGCGAGCGCCCTGCCCGCAACAATCGTCCGCAGCGCGATGATCGTCGCAATGGCGAGGCCCATGGCCAGCGCCGTAACGAGGAAGCCAAGCGCGTCGAGCCGGACAACGATCTGGCCGTGACCTCGGATCTTCGCCCCAACCGCAGCCAGCAGGCTCCGCGCGACGGCGAAAACCGCAATGGCGGACAGAACCGTGGTCATCAGGGCCAGCGCCAGGGCAAGTCGAACAATGGCGGCAATCGCGATCGCGCAGCCCACGGCGCCCATGAAGCCGGCAAGCAGCGCCAGAAGCACCAGCACTCGGCAGCCGACGGTTCCCAGTCCAAGCCCCATGGCCAGGCCCCGGCTCAGCCGAAGACCGAAGGCCAGAACAACCGCCATGCACCGCAGGGCGAAAATCGCGGCCCGGTCCGCTTCGGCAACAACAACCGTGGCGAACAGCGCAACGAGCAGCGCGGCGGCGGTTTTCAGGGCCGCAAGCGTCGTCCGGCGTGA
- a CDS encoding PAS domain-containing methyl-accepting chemotaxis protein, whose product MSVGAFFGGESAAILEAFGRSQAIISFTPDGTVLDANENFCAALGYRREEIIGKHHRMFVDPADAASPDYKSFWAHLASGQFEQRQFRRIRKNGDEIWIQASYNPVVRGGKVVKVVKIATDITLVKLESLDTQGKISALSRAQAIIEFLPDGTILTANDNFLSALGYGLDEIKGRHHSMFCDADYAGSREYADFWPRLAGGEFYADEFKRVTKDGSAIFIQATYNPILDDAGKVIKVVKFATDVSGRVRALQEVGAGLERLAECNIRITIDEAFVPEFEHLRHDFNQSLAKFQETLEKVMAETAMLSTKSGEMHDSANGVAMRSEQQAAALEETSAALEEITVTVRESAGRTAEARKLVQEARVAAVNSSEVLGATVAAMARIENASNEISKIIGVIDEIAFQTNLLALNAGVEAARAGEAGKGFAVVAQEVRELAQRSAGAAKEIAGLIKNSTTEVNQGVKLVGQTGDALKNIQGFVQAIETNVEAIAIGSSEQSTSLSEINSSISSLDQMTQQNAAMVGDMSAISEALAQGAAELQQLVKQFKLNRRKWQREPGSDAARLGPEHRGYGKNTIYQQKPKKLAMAS is encoded by the coding sequence ATGTCCGTCGGCGCATTTTTCGGTGGCGAGAGCGCGGCTATTCTTGAAGCCTTCGGTCGTTCACAGGCGATCATCTCGTTTACCCCCGACGGCACGGTGCTCGATGCCAACGAGAATTTCTGTGCGGCACTCGGTTACCGGCGCGAGGAGATCATCGGCAAACATCACCGGATGTTCGTGGATCCGGCCGACGCGGCGTCGCCTGACTACAAGTCTTTCTGGGCGCATCTGGCATCCGGCCAGTTCGAACAGCGCCAGTTCCGGCGGATCAGGAAGAACGGCGACGAGATCTGGATCCAGGCCTCGTACAATCCGGTCGTGCGCGGCGGCAAAGTCGTCAAGGTGGTGAAGATTGCCACCGACATCACCTTAGTCAAGCTTGAGAGCCTCGATACACAGGGCAAGATCTCCGCCCTGTCGCGGGCACAGGCGATCATCGAGTTTCTGCCGGACGGCACGATCCTGACGGCTAACGACAATTTCCTCTCGGCACTCGGCTACGGTCTCGACGAGATCAAGGGTCGCCATCACAGCATGTTCTGCGACGCAGATTACGCCGGCTCGCGCGAATATGCCGACTTCTGGCCGCGCCTTGCCGGAGGCGAATTCTATGCCGACGAGTTCAAGCGGGTGACCAAGGATGGCAGCGCCATCTTCATCCAGGCGACCTACAATCCGATCCTCGATGATGCCGGCAAGGTGATCAAGGTGGTCAAGTTCGCCACCGATGTTTCAGGTCGCGTGCGGGCGCTGCAGGAAGTCGGCGCAGGGCTGGAGCGGCTCGCCGAATGCAATATCCGCATCACCATCGACGAGGCCTTCGTGCCGGAATTCGAGCATCTGCGCCATGATTTCAACCAGTCGCTGGCAAAATTCCAGGAGACGCTGGAAAAGGTGATGGCGGAGACGGCGATGCTGTCGACCAAGAGCGGCGAAATGCATGACAGCGCCAATGGTGTTGCGATGCGTTCGGAACAGCAGGCGGCGGCACTCGAGGAGACGTCGGCGGCGCTTGAGGAAATCACCGTCACGGTGAGGGAATCGGCCGGCCGCACGGCCGAGGCGCGCAAGCTGGTGCAGGAGGCGCGTGTCGCCGCCGTCAATTCGTCGGAAGTGCTCGGCGCAACCGTCGCCGCCATGGCGCGGATCGAAAATGCCTCGAACGAGATTTCCAAGATTATCGGCGTGATCGACGAGATCGCCTTCCAGACCAATCTTCTGGCCTTGAATGCGGGCGTCGAGGCGGCGCGTGCGGGCGAAGCCGGCAAGGGCTTTGCCGTCGTTGCCCAGGAAGTGCGTGAACTGGCGCAGCGCTCGGCGGGGGCTGCCAAGGAGATCGCCGGCCTGATCAAGAATTCGACCACAGAGGTCAATCAGGGCGTCAAGCTTGTCGGGCAGACCGGTGACGCTTTGAAGAACATCCAGGGCTTTGTCCAGGCCATCGAGACGAATGTCGAGGCGATCGCGATCGGTTCGTCAGAACAGTCGACCAGCCTTTCGGAGATCAATTCGTCGATCTCGTCGCTCGACCAGATGACACAGCAGAATGCCGCCATGGTCGGCGACATGAGCGCGATTTCCGAGGCGCTGGCTCAAGGGGCGGCCGAACTGCAGCAACTGGTCAAGCAGTTCAAGCTCAACCGTCGCAAATGGCAGCGCGAGCCGGGTTCGGATGCCGCAAGGCTCGGGCCGGAACATCGCGGCTATGGCAAGAACACGATCTACCAGCAGAAGCCGAAAAAGCTCGCCATGGCTTCCTGA
- a CDS encoding circularly permuted type 2 ATP-grasp protein: MAFDEMLTADNLPRPPYKNYHEWYAAQDTAHLIRKTQDAENIFRRTGITFAVYGHADSSEKLIPFDIIPRIIAAREWRKLAQGIEQRVLALNAFLDDIYHKQEIIKAGRIPRELIEKNVAFLPEMIGFKPPGGVYTHIVGTDIVRTGEDQFYVLEDNARTPSGVSYMLENRETMMQMFPELFTLNKVQRVEDYPRLLRQSLAAVAPPGCKGKPRVAVLTPGIYNSAYYEHSFLADQMGVELVEGSDLRVIDGKVQMRTTRGYEAIDVLYRRVDDDFLDPLTFRADSALGVPGIMDVYRAGNITIANAPGTGISDDKAIYSYMPEIVEFYTGRKALLENVPTWRCSEPDSLKYVLENIADLVIKEVHGSGGYGMLVGPTATKKERAEFAEKLAAKPNNYIAQPTLALSTVPIFVNKGVAPRHVDLRPYVLVSDKVKIIPGGLTRVALKQGSLVVNSSQGGGTKDTWVLED, translated from the coding sequence TTGGCATTTGATGAAATGTTGACTGCGGATAACCTTCCGCGCCCGCCATACAAGAACTACCATGAATGGTATGCGGCCCAGGACACCGCGCATCTGATCCGCAAGACCCAGGACGCGGAAAACATCTTCCGCCGCACCGGCATCACCTTTGCGGTCTACGGCCACGCCGACAGTTCCGAAAAACTCATTCCCTTCGATATCATCCCGCGCATCATCGCGGCGCGCGAGTGGCGAAAGCTCGCCCAGGGCATCGAGCAGCGCGTATTGGCGCTCAACGCCTTCCTCGACGACATCTACCACAAGCAGGAAATCATCAAGGCCGGCCGCATCCCGCGCGAGCTGATCGAGAAGAATGTCGCCTTCCTGCCCGAGATGATCGGCTTCAAGCCGCCGGGCGGCGTCTATACTCATATCGTCGGCACCGATATCGTGCGCACCGGCGAGGACCAGTTCTACGTTCTGGAAGACAATGCCCGCACGCCCTCCGGCGTCTCCTACATGCTGGAGAACCGCGAGACGATGATGCAGATGTTCCCGGAACTCTTCACGCTCAACAAGGTGCAGCGGGTGGAAGATTATCCGCGCCTGCTGCGCCAGTCGCTGGCCGCCGTCGCCCCTCCGGGGTGCAAGGGCAAGCCGCGCGTCGCCGTGCTGACGCCGGGCATCTACAACTCCGCCTATTACGAGCACTCCTTCCTCGCCGACCAGATGGGCGTCGAGCTGGTCGAAGGTTCCGACCTGCGCGTCATCGACGGCAAGGTGCAGATGCGCACCACCCGCGGCTACGAGGCGATCGACGTTCTCTACCGCCGCGTCGACGACGATTTCCTCGATCCCCTGACCTTCCGCGCCGATTCGGCGCTCGGCGTGCCGGGCATCATGGATGTCTACCGCGCCGGCAACATCACCATTGCCAATGCGCCGGGCACCGGAATTTCCGACGACAAGGCGATCTATTCCTACATGCCCGAGATCGTCGAATTCTATACCGGCCGCAAGGCGCTTCTGGAAAACGTGCCGACCTGGCGCTGTTCGGAGCCCGACAGCCTGAAATACGTGCTGGAAAACATCGCCGACCTCGTCATCAAGGAGGTCCACGGCTCCGGTGGCTACGGCATGCTGGTCGGCCCGACGGCGACCAAGAAGGAACGTGCCGAGTTTGCAGAGAAGCTGGCCGCCAAGCCGAACAACTATATCGCCCAGCCGACGCTGGCACTCTCCACCGTGCCGATCTTCGTCAACAAGGGCGTGGCACCCCGGCATGTCGACCTTCGCCCCTATGTGCTGGTCTCCGACAAGGTGAAGATCATCCCCGGAGGATTGACCCGCGTGGCGCTGAAGCAGGGCTCGCTGGTGGTCAACTCCAGCCAGGGCGGCGGCACCAAGGACACCTGGGTTCTGGAAGATTGA
- a CDS encoding alpha-E domain-containing protein: MLGRTANGLYWMFRYIERAENIARLVDAGLRVSLTRAGSSDEDWHGVLESAGVREAYSEVHDKLTAADAVDYLLRDRSNLSSVMSCIEAGRNNARMVRTALTRETWEATNEAWIDLKARMARKVKAADLPELIGVIKHRCGLIRGAFHGSMLRNEIYNFARIGTFIERADNTARILDVKYYVLLPSVSQVGSALDNFQWESILRSVSAHRSYGWVYDGEYQAANIADMLILQVQMPRSLAYCYEKIVSNLSYLAEDYGNRLTAHETADAIRAILKRGSVTGIMDQGLHEFLEDFVYRNNQLSAEISDGYRFYQ; encoded by the coding sequence ATGCTGGGAAGAACTGCAAACGGCCTCTACTGGATGTTCCGTTACATCGAGCGTGCCGAAAATATCGCCCGTCTCGTCGATGCCGGCCTGCGCGTCTCGCTGACCCGCGCCGGCTCCTCCGACGAGGACTGGCATGGCGTCTTGGAAAGTGCCGGCGTGCGCGAGGCCTATTCCGAGGTGCATGACAAGCTGACCGCCGCCGACGCGGTGGATTATCTCTTACGCGACCGCTCCAACCTGTCGAGCGTCATGTCCTGCATCGAGGCGGGCCGCAACAATGCCCGCATGGTGAGGACCGCGCTCACCCGCGAGACATGGGAAGCCACCAACGAGGCCTGGATCGACTTGAAGGCCCGCATGGCGCGCAAGGTGAAAGCCGCCGACCTGCCGGAACTGATCGGCGTCATCAAGCATCGCTGCGGCCTGATCCGCGGTGCCTTCCATGGCTCGATGCTGAGAAACGAGATCTACAACTTTGCCCGCATCGGCACCTTCATCGAACGGGCCGACAACACCGCCCGCATTCTCGACGTTAAATATTACGTACTGCTGCCATCGGTGAGCCAGGTCGGCTCGGCGCTCGACAATTTCCAGTGGGAATCGATCCTGCGCTCGGTCTCGGCCCACCGTTCCTACGGCTGGGTCTATGACGGCGAATACCAGGCGGCCAACATTGCCGACATGCTGATCCTGCAGGTGCAGATGCCGCGCTCGCTCGCCTACTGCTACGAAAAGATCGTCAGCAACCTGAGCTATCTTGCGGAAGACTATGGAAACCGCCTGACCGCCCACGAGACGGCCGATGCGATCCGCGCAATTCTCAAGCGTGGCTCGGTCACCGGGATCATGGACCAGGGCCTGCACGAGTTCCTCGAGGACTTCGTCTACCGCAACAACCAGCTCAGTGCCGAGATTTCCGACGGCTACCGCTTTTATCAGTAA
- a CDS encoding transglutaminase family protein, protein MRLKISHTTEYLYDEPVPYTLQRLRLTPVSGPTQKVLNWSVSVDGAKIETGYSDQYGNHVELVSIDGGEHTIRITATGEVETIDKAGVFGTHQGFCPLWLFLRETTRTKPGKLIRDLAKSVKGDSELAQMHALMDQIHETVAYTPGSTTTETTAEEALAAKTGVCQDHAHIFISAARLAGLPARYISGYLLMEGETEQVASHAWAEAHIPGLGWVGFDAANNICPDDRYVRIASGLCYRDCAPVSGMRIGTGKDKASENLKVRLTVTASPGQSQTQSQG, encoded by the coding sequence ATGCGGCTGAAGATTTCGCATACGACCGAATATCTCTACGACGAACCGGTTCCCTACACGCTGCAGCGGCTGCGGCTGACACCCGTCAGCGGCCCGACCCAGAAAGTGCTGAACTGGTCGGTGTCAGTCGACGGCGCCAAGATCGAGACGGGCTATTCCGACCAGTACGGCAACCATGTCGAATTGGTGTCGATCGACGGCGGGGAACACACGATCCGCATCACGGCGACAGGCGAAGTCGAGACCATCGACAAGGCCGGCGTTTTTGGCACTCATCAGGGTTTCTGCCCGCTCTGGCTGTTCCTGCGCGAAACGACCCGCACCAAGCCCGGCAAGCTGATCAGGGATCTGGCAAAAAGCGTCAAGGGCGACAGCGAGCTTGCCCAGATGCATGCGCTGATGGATCAGATCCACGAGACGGTGGCCTATACGCCGGGTTCGACGACGACCGAAACGACCGCCGAGGAAGCGCTCGCCGCCAAAACCGGCGTCTGCCAGGACCACGCCCATATCTTCATTTCCGCCGCACGGCTTGCGGGCCTGCCCGCCCGCTACATTTCCGGCTACCTGTTGATGGAAGGCGAGACCGAGCAGGTCGCAAGCCATGCCTGGGCGGAAGCGCATATTCCGGGCCTCGGCTGGGTCGGCTTCGATGCCGCCAACAATATCTGCCCCGATGATCGTTACGTCCGCATCGCCTCGGGCCTCTGCTACCGCGACTGCGCCCCCGTCTCCGGCATGCGGATCGGCACAGGCAAGGACAAGGCGAGCGAAAACCTCAAGGTCCGCCTGACGGTCACCGCCAGCCCGGGCCAGAGCCAGACGCAAAGCCAGGGATGA
- a CDS encoding MFS transporter, which yields MPFRSPTVRAVAALSVTQLIGWGATFYLPAVTGPAMAGDLGMALPFVMAGPTVMLLVMAAASAPLGRIFERHGARKVMTLGSLIGAAGLFAMSLAEGPATYILSWIILGLAGSLMLTTPAQIAVTEIAGDGARKALGVLILAGGLTSTIVWPSTGFLQLQFGWRVTTIVYAALVLFVCMPLHVSALARKPLAQPAAKSATGPASIDLGQFVLLAASFAANGFVTWGFALTIIILFEASGLDHAAALAAAAFIGLAQWAGRLFDFLNGRRLSGFATGILGAALFPASFVVLIFSSNVFGAMLFATLYGLASGITAVTRATLPLQIFAPGAYARASSRLAVPLNLSFAAAPPAFTAIMASAGPHAALWLAMTISIVALCALLGLFVLHRKTVRTEP from the coding sequence ATGCCGTTTCGCTCGCCCACGGTTCGCGCCGTTGCCGCCCTCTCCGTGACCCAGCTGATCGGCTGGGGTGCCACCTTCTATCTTCCGGCCGTTACCGGCCCGGCCATGGCCGGCGACCTCGGCATGGCGCTCCCCTTCGTCATGGCCGGCCCGACCGTGATGCTGCTGGTGATGGCCGCGGCCTCCGCGCCGCTCGGCAGGATTTTCGAGCGCCATGGCGCCCGCAAGGTGATGACGCTCGGTTCGCTGATCGGCGCGGCCGGCCTTTTCGCCATGAGCCTTGCCGAGGGACCCGCCACCTATATCCTGTCCTGGATCATCCTTGGCCTTGCCGGCTCGCTGATGCTGACCACGCCGGCGCAGATCGCCGTCACCGAAATCGCCGGCGACGGCGCCCGCAAGGCGCTCGGCGTGCTGATCCTTGCCGGCGGATTGACATCGACCATCGTCTGGCCATCCACCGGCTTCCTGCAACTGCAATTTGGCTGGCGGGTAACGACGATCGTCTATGCCGCCCTGGTTCTCTTCGTCTGCATGCCGCTGCATGTCTCGGCTCTGGCACGCAAACCGCTTGCACAACCGGCCGCCAAGAGCGCCACGGGGCCGGCATCGATCGACCTCGGGCAGTTCGTGCTTCTCGCCGCAAGCTTTGCCGCCAACGGTTTCGTCACCTGGGGTTTCGCCCTGACGATCATCATCCTCTTCGAAGCCTCGGGCCTCGATCACGCCGCAGCCCTTGCCGCGGCTGCCTTTATCGGCCTTGCCCAATGGGCGGGAAGGCTGTTCGATTTTCTCAACGGACGCCGGCTTTCGGGCTTTGCCACCGGGATTCTGGGCGCGGCACTGTTTCCGGCAAGCTTCGTCGTCCTGATCTTCTCCAGCAATGTCTTCGGCGCCATGCTGTTTGCCACGCTTTACGGGCTTGCAAGCGGCATCACCGCGGTCACACGCGCCACGCTGCCGCTGCAGATCTTTGCCCCCGGCGCCTATGCGAGGGCATCGTCCCGGCTCGCCGTGCCGCTCAACCTCTCCTTCGCCGCAGCCCCGCCGGCCTTCACCGCAATCATGGCATCCGCCGGCCCCCACGCCGCCCTCTGGCTCGCCATGACGATCTCCATCGTGGCACTCTGCGCGCTGCTCGGTCTGTTCGTGCTACACCGGAAGACGGTAAGAACCGAACCCTGA
- a CDS encoding DUF3329 domain-containing protein, with protein sequence MIDPNHPFYAATWRRVAIPLACFIWAGIEIFAGSGFWAAIVGALGLYATYKLWIEKPKPADKD encoded by the coding sequence ATGATCGACCCGAACCATCCGTTTTATGCCGCCACATGGCGGCGGGTCGCCATTCCGCTTGCCTGCTTCATCTGGGCCGGTATCGAGATTTTTGCCGGATCGGGTTTCTGGGCGGCGATCGTCGGGGCGCTCGGGCTTTATGCCACCTACAAGCTGTGGATCGAGAAACCGAAACCGGCCGACAAGGATTAG
- a CDS encoding group II truncated hemoglobin produces the protein MTSETITLYEAIGGDDAVRALVRRFYHLMDTLPEAARCRAIHPESLKGSEEKLYDYLTGYLGGPPVYVEKYGHPRLRSRHFGAEIGPAERDEWLLCFRRALDETIENEKLRDIIWPPVERLGHHMQNRE, from the coding sequence ATGACGTCGGAAACAATCACCCTCTATGAAGCGATCGGCGGCGATGATGCCGTGCGCGCGCTGGTGCGGCGTTTCTACCATCTGATGGATACGCTGCCGGAAGCCGCCCGCTGCCGGGCGATCCACCCCGAAAGCCTCAAGGGCAGCGAGGAAAAACTCTACGATTACCTCACCGGCTATCTTGGCGGGCCGCCGGTCTATGTCGAGAAATACGGCCATCCGCGCCTGCGCTCGCGCCATTTCGGTGCCGAAATCGGACCCGCCGAACGCGACGAATGGCTCCTCTGTTTTCGCCGAGCGCTTGACGAGACGATCGAAAACGAAAAGCTGCGCGACATCATCTGGCCTCCCGTCGAGCGGCTCGGCCACCACATGCAGAACAGGGAATAG
- a CDS encoding DUF423 domain-containing protein, which translates to MGLSGVALAAAASHGGDTHLLGNASTMCLAHAPVLLGLYLGHRAFRSATLAGLVLGLGTIIFAADLVSRHFSGDRLFPFAAPAGGMLMMLGWLIVAAGAFLQRRDA; encoded by the coding sequence ATGGGGCTTTCCGGCGTGGCGCTCGCCGCAGCCGCAAGCCATGGTGGCGACACGCATCTGCTCGGCAATGCCTCGACCATGTGCCTGGCCCACGCGCCGGTCCTGCTCGGGCTTTATCTCGGTCATCGCGCCTTCCGCAGCGCGACGCTGGCAGGCCTGGTGCTCGGGCTCGGCACCATCATCTTTGCGGCCGACCTCGTCTCCCGCCATTTTTCCGGCGACAGGCTGTTTCCCTTCGCCGCCCCCGCGGGCGGCATGCTGATGATGCTGGGCTGGCTGATCGTCGCCGCCGGTGCCTTCCTGCAAAGGCGGGACGCCTGA